A region from the Sphingomonas sp. S2-65 genome encodes:
- a CDS encoding DUF952 domain-containing protein: MNDSLAYKVLTAEQMSTLEHARVFKGAPVDLEDGYIHLSTAEQLGETIDKHFAGQEHLWLVAVDLSAAADAIKWEPSRGGALFPHLYGELSLDFVVAYSELNYEPDGSLRLPVTG, from the coding sequence ATGAACGACAGCCTCGCCTACAAGGTGCTGACCGCCGAGCAGATGTCGACGCTGGAACATGCGCGGGTGTTCAAGGGGGCGCCGGTGGATCTGGAGGATGGCTATATCCATCTCTCCACTGCCGAGCAGCTTGGCGAGACGATCGACAAGCACTTTGCCGGCCAGGAGCATCTCTGGCTGGTGGCGGTGGACCTCTCCGCCGCGGCCGACGCGATCAAGTGGGAGCCCTCGCGCGGCGGCGCGCTGTTCCCACATTTGTACGGCGAGTTATCGCTCGACTTCGTCGTGGCCTATAGCGAGCTCAACTACGAACCCGACGGCAGCCTGCGCCTCCCCGTCACCGGCTAA
- a CDS encoding TonB-dependent receptor family protein, whose amino-acid sequence MSYALRALMGAPMLLAALPAFAQQTDRTDEVVVTAEKLVEQAIQKVNETPGGADVVSAAEFQNRETVSLRDALAFSPGVYAQPRFGQEVRLSIRGSGISRGYHMRGLTLLQDGIPINLTDDNGDFQELDPSFLQHLEVFRGANALRFGASTLGGAINGVTPTGRSARGVTLRLDGGSFDTLRAFGSVGFADERGDAFLAVAGDTSDGDRDHARRRAFRFNGNAGIRLTDRIETRFYAAVQTLQQELPGALTYAVVRDDPQTGSYAGDQQRNVDSLRLQNRTSFDLGNGGLDIGIFLNAKKLYHPIFQVTEQKALDWGSYARLDQDFGAFGLTAGVTARFGTVDSRRFVNVDGNRGAPTFRADQAARTIDAYVEGRVRPLAGLTLIAGGIFTSGLRRQDQQFPATVSGRSTFEQLSPKLGILFEPAKDIQLYANVSRSHELPGFIELAQISDFVPLDAQRAWTAEVGARGRAGPFQFDISAYRADLRGELLQYNVNPPTIPAATYNADRTRHQGVELGFTLDMAAWARLRQVYQWSDFRFRGDSAFGDNRLPVIPQHMFRTELRLGTEALDIAPNVEWVPRGAWADYANSFRANGYASLGLTARLRVNENVNLFADARNLAGNNAAGDVSAVVQYTPASAIFYPIERRSIFAGLRAAF is encoded by the coding sequence ATGTCTTATGCCCTCCGCGCGCTGATGGGCGCGCCCATGCTGCTTGCCGCCCTGCCCGCTTTCGCGCAGCAGACCGACCGCACTGACGAAGTAGTCGTCACTGCCGAGAAGCTGGTCGAACAGGCCATTCAGAAGGTCAACGAAACCCCCGGCGGCGCCGACGTCGTCTCCGCCGCCGAGTTCCAGAACCGCGAGACTGTGTCGCTGCGCGACGCCCTCGCCTTCTCCCCCGGCGTCTACGCCCAGCCTCGCTTCGGCCAGGAGGTCCGCCTTTCGATCCGCGGCTCCGGCATCAGCCGCGGCTATCACATGCGCGGGCTGACGCTGCTTCAGGACGGCATCCCGATCAACCTGACCGACGACAATGGCGACTTTCAGGAGCTCGACCCGAGCTTCCTCCAGCACCTCGAGGTGTTCCGCGGCGCCAACGCGCTGCGCTTCGGCGCCTCGACGCTTGGCGGCGCGATCAACGGCGTGACGCCCACGGGCCGCAGCGCGCGCGGCGTCACCCTGCGCCTCGACGGCGGCAGCTTCGACACCCTGCGCGCCTTTGGCAGCGTCGGCTTCGCCGATGAGCGGGGCGACGCGTTCCTTGCGGTTGCCGGCGACACCTCGGACGGCGACCGCGATCACGCCAGGCGCCGCGCCTTCCGCTTCAACGGCAATGCCGGCATCCGCCTGACCGACCGGATCGAAACGCGCTTCTACGCCGCCGTGCAGACGCTCCAGCAGGAACTGCCCGGCGCCCTCACCTACGCGGTGGTGCGCGACGATCCCCAGACCGGCAGCTATGCCGGCGATCAGCAGCGCAATGTCGACTCGCTGCGTCTCCAGAACCGCACCAGCTTCGATCTGGGCAACGGCGGTCTCGACATAGGCATCTTCCTCAACGCCAAGAAGCTTTACCACCCGATCTTCCAGGTGACCGAGCAGAAGGCGCTCGACTGGGGCAGCTATGCCCGGCTCGACCAGGATTTCGGCGCCTTCGGACTGACTGCCGGCGTCACCGCCCGCTTCGGCACCGTCGACTCCCGGCGCTTCGTCAATGTCGACGGGAACCGTGGCGCGCCCACCTTCCGTGCCGACCAGGCCGCGCGCACCATCGACGCCTATGTCGAAGGGCGGGTTCGCCCGCTCGCCGGCCTGACGCTGATCGCCGGCGGCATCTTCACCAGCGGATTGCGGCGGCAGGATCAGCAATTCCCCGCCACCGTCAGCGGGCGCTCCACTTTCGAGCAGTTGAGCCCCAAGCTTGGCATCCTGTTCGAGCCGGCAAAGGACATCCAGCTCTACGCCAATGTCAGCCGCAGCCACGAGCTGCCGGGCTTCATCGAACTCGCCCAGATATCCGATTTCGTGCCCCTCGACGCGCAGCGGGCGTGGACGGCGGAAGTGGGTGCGCGCGGCCGCGCAGGCCCGTTTCAGTTCGATATCAGCGCATATCGCGCCGATCTGAGGGGCGAATTGCTGCAATATAACGTGAATCCGCCGACGATTCCGGCTGCAACCTACAACGCCGATCGCACCCGTCACCAAGGCGTCGAGCTGGGGTTTACGCTGGATATGGCTGCCTGGGCGCGGCTGCGGCAGGTTTATCAGTGGAGCGACTTCCGTTTTCGCGGCGACAGCGCCTTTGGCGACAATCGCCTGCCGGTGATCCCCCAGCATATGTTCAGAACCGAGCTCAGGCTTGGCACGGAAGCGCTTGATATCGCGCCCAATGTCGAGTGGGTACCGCGCGGCGCCTGGGCCGATTACGCCAACAGCTTCCGCGCAAACGGCTATGCGTCGCTCGGTCTGACGGCACGTCTGCGCGTCAACGAAAACGTCAACCTCTTCGCCGACGCCCGCAACCTCGCCGGCAACAACGCCGCCGGCGACGTCTCCGCCGTCGTCCAATACACCCCCGCCTCCGCGATCTTCTACCCCATCGAACGCCGCAGCATCTTCGCCGGCCTCCGGGCCGCATTCTGA
- a CDS encoding PepSY-associated TM helix domain-containing protein yields MPAALGTRWYNAVWRWHFYAGIFCMPFVLWLAITGTIYLWKPQIESWLERPYDRLAVTAPRSTADSQVRAALAAVPGSSLHKFQLPQSANSATRVIVSTAAGDVRVYVDPYSLRVLKVEQEGARPMRVISDLHGTLKAGNWGSYLVEIAACWTVVMLLTGLYLWWPRNARGLGGILYPRLRRGRRGFWRDIHAVAGIWVAVFALFLISTGLPWAKFWGSYFQEVRQVTNTVDGPQDWPTGSAQTAAMMGDHAGHAAMSMRHEAPGVSELDRVIATAYPLGMAAPVMISPPARGDDPWTVASDAANRPLRGQATVDGRSGALLSRKEFAQRHWLDKVVGYGIAAHEGALFGMANQLLGTATALLLMTLSLSGFIMWWRRRPQGLLGAPVPAQRPRFGFVPAGAIAILAFWMPLFGATLLIMLMLERTVFQRLPKVRGWLGLKAHGAA; encoded by the coding sequence ATGCCCGCCGCCCTCGGAACCCGTTGGTATAACGCGGTATGGCGCTGGCATTTCTATGCCGGCATCTTCTGCATGCCCTTCGTCCTTTGGCTGGCGATCACCGGCACGATCTACCTGTGGAAGCCCCAGATCGAAAGCTGGCTGGAACGGCCGTACGACCGCTTGGCGGTGACGGCACCCCGCTCCACTGCGGACTCTCAGGTGCGTGCAGCCCTTGCCGCAGTGCCGGGCAGCAGCCTCCACAAATTTCAGCTGCCGCAGAGTGCAAACTCGGCAACCCGCGTGATCGTCAGCACGGCCGCCGGCGATGTCCGAGTGTATGTCGATCCCTATTCACTGCGCGTTCTCAAGGTCGAGCAGGAGGGCGCCCGCCCGATGCGAGTGATCTCCGATCTTCACGGTACGCTGAAGGCAGGCAATTGGGGCAGCTATCTGGTCGAGATCGCTGCATGCTGGACCGTGGTGATGCTGCTCACGGGCCTGTACCTTTGGTGGCCCCGCAATGCGCGAGGGCTTGGCGGCATCCTCTATCCCCGCCTGCGCCGTGGGCGGCGCGGGTTCTGGCGCGACATCCACGCCGTCGCCGGGATCTGGGTAGCGGTGTTCGCGCTGTTCCTGATCTCCACTGGCCTTCCCTGGGCGAAATTCTGGGGCAGCTACTTCCAGGAGGTCCGCCAGGTCACCAACACAGTCGACGGTCCACAGGACTGGCCGACCGGCAGCGCACAGACCGCAGCGATGATGGGTGACCATGCCGGACATGCTGCCATGTCCATGCGCCACGAGGCGCCGGGCGTCAGCGAGCTCGACCGTGTAATCGCGACGGCCTATCCGTTGGGCATGGCCGCACCGGTGATGATCTCGCCGCCCGCACGTGGCGACGATCCGTGGACGGTTGCATCCGACGCAGCCAACCGGCCCTTGCGGGGACAAGCCACGGTAGACGGTCGCAGCGGCGCACTGTTGTCCCGCAAGGAATTCGCCCAGCGCCACTGGCTGGACAAAGTCGTTGGCTACGGCATCGCCGCACATGAGGGTGCGCTGTTCGGCATGGCCAACCAGCTGCTCGGCACGGCGACGGCGCTTTTGCTCATGACGCTTTCGCTATCCGGCTTCATAATGTGGTGGAGAAGACGCCCGCAAGGCCTGCTTGGCGCACCGGTGCCGGCACAGCGGCCAAGGTTCGGCTTTGTGCCGGCCGGTGCCATTGCGATCCTGGCGTTTTGGATGCCCTTGTTCGGCGCCACACTGCTGATCATGCTGATGCTGGAGCGAACCGTGTTCCAACGGTTGCCGAAGGTCCGGGGATGGCTCGGACTGAAAGCGCATGGCGCGGCTTGA
- a CDS encoding beta-N-acetylhexosaminidase family protein — MRGSQSYGRSLLLAGGLALSMALAAPSTAQTMPGIFPAPVSAKLTGENLTLGKTVVLLQAGTPDAETNALVRRVLTAAGVEQIRTANRLPARLDVTHVVLGTGDAPLVKQALSRARATLPTQDEGYALASTATEGGALIVLAGRDGDGLYHAAQTLRQIVKKQAVPALAIADYPAMPVRGTIEGFYGKHWSMAERASHIGFLAELKANTYIYSPKDEPFARDRWREDYPAETLSALGGLVNAANRQHVNFVYAISPGPSICYSNPADLEAIRRKFATLRGIGVRSFYVALDDIEYTKWNCPADEAAFGKPGEKAAASAQARLLNAVQADLTAANDHGSLIMVPTEYYNTTESPYKATLRKELDPRVVVQWTGTDVVPPSISVNDARNATKAFGRKTLLWDNYPVNDYRESSGRLLLAPYARREAGLSTELSGIVSNPMNQEAASRPAVMGLVAFAWNDRGYDADRTWHAAARYLANGDRQVTAALLSFFDTQHLAPTFGTHPWQPQAPRLKTLIDGARDALASGDAVTQAQALDTLAAAADELASAPDLIRAGVVVPGFVSESKPWLDATELWGRALKLTVSGLSAGLGGTAEGDDTARRFFSDAERLAKQAEAINSIPGAVRFDGPVKVADGVIDNFVRDAPNLIYTSRAPR, encoded by the coding sequence ATGCGCGGATCGCAGTCGTACGGTCGTTCCCTGTTGCTGGCGGGCGGGCTGGCGCTTTCAATGGCGCTAGCTGCTCCATCTACCGCGCAGACGATGCCCGGCATCTTCCCGGCTCCAGTGTCAGCGAAGTTGACCGGCGAGAACCTCACGCTAGGGAAAACGGTTGTGCTGCTTCAGGCCGGCACGCCCGACGCTGAGACAAACGCATTGGTACGCCGCGTTTTGACCGCAGCTGGCGTCGAGCAGATACGCACTGCGAACCGGCTTCCGGCTCGGCTCGACGTCACCCATGTGGTACTCGGCACAGGCGACGCGCCGCTGGTGAAGCAGGCGCTGTCTCGCGCCCGCGCAACTCTGCCCACGCAGGATGAAGGCTATGCGCTCGCCAGCACCGCCACGGAAGGCGGCGCCCTGATTGTATTGGCCGGCAGGGATGGTGATGGCTTGTACCATGCGGCTCAAACGCTGCGACAGATCGTGAAGAAGCAGGCTGTCCCCGCACTCGCAATTGCGGATTACCCTGCGATGCCGGTGCGCGGCACTATCGAAGGCTTTTACGGCAAGCACTGGTCGATGGCCGAACGCGCATCGCATATCGGCTTCCTCGCCGAGTTGAAGGCTAATACTTACATCTACAGCCCCAAGGACGAGCCGTTCGCGCGTGACCGCTGGCGTGAGGATTATCCTGCCGAAACGTTGAGTGCCCTCGGCGGGCTGGTGAATGCGGCCAACCGCCAGCACGTCAACTTTGTGTATGCGATCTCGCCGGGGCCCTCGATCTGCTATTCCAATCCGGCTGATCTCGAAGCGATCCGCCGGAAATTCGCTACGCTACGCGGCATCGGCGTGCGCAGCTTCTATGTCGCGCTGGACGACATCGAATATACCAAGTGGAATTGCCCCGCCGACGAAGCTGCGTTCGGCAAACCGGGTGAAAAGGCAGCGGCGAGCGCGCAGGCGAGGCTCTTGAACGCAGTGCAAGCCGATCTCACGGCCGCGAACGACCATGGTTCGCTGATCATGGTGCCTACCGAATATTACAACACCACCGAGTCGCCGTACAAGGCGACGCTCCGCAAGGAACTTGATCCGCGGGTCGTGGTACAATGGACGGGCACGGATGTCGTGCCCCCGTCAATCTCGGTGAACGACGCACGTAACGCGACGAAGGCATTCGGACGCAAGACGCTGCTGTGGGACAATTATCCCGTCAACGATTACCGTGAGTCGTCCGGGCGGTTGCTGCTGGCACCTTACGCACGCCGCGAGGCAGGGCTCTCGACGGAGCTGAGCGGCATCGTCTCGAACCCCATGAACCAGGAGGCGGCCAGCCGTCCGGCAGTCATGGGTCTGGTGGCCTTCGCCTGGAACGACCGCGGGTACGACGCGGATCGCACGTGGCACGCCGCGGCGCGCTATCTCGCAAACGGCGACCGGCAAGTCACAGCCGCGCTCTTGTCCTTCTTCGACACACAGCACCTGGCTCCAACATTCGGAACGCACCCCTGGCAGCCTCAGGCGCCGCGCCTGAAGACACTGATTGACGGCGCGCGCGACGCGCTTGCGTCAGGCGACGCGGTCACGCAGGCCCAAGCGTTGGACACGCTTGCCGCTGCTGCCGACGAGTTGGCAAGTGCGCCAGATTTGATCCGCGCGGGCGTGGTCGTGCCGGGCTTTGTCAGCGAATCCAAGCCGTGGCTCGACGCGACCGAGCTTTGGGGCCGCGCGCTCAAGTTGACCGTCAGCGGACTCAGCGCAGGACTTGGCGGCACAGCAGAGGGCGACGACACGGCCCGCCGCTTCTTTTCCGATGCTGAGCGTCTGGCCAAGCAAGCAGAGGCGATCAACTCGATCCCCGGTGCGGTCCGGTTCGATGGGCCGGTCAAGGTTGCCGACGGCGTTATCGACAATTTCGTTCGGGACGCCCCGAACCTGATTTACACTTCCCGCGCACCGCGCTGA
- a CDS encoding ROK family transcriptional regulator: MTAAASRPRLSGTNLERAADHNQRVTLHAIRVGGSLTRVELAGITGLTAAAIANITRRLLQDGLIEEAGQRRGGRGQPPTKLVVRPDACHAIGVNIDRDHITIVLVDFAGQTLARVVKEIDYALPDQVRALYCASIGEMLRSAGVDIAKVVGLGVAVPDQLGSIDLPGRPDAYAAWDGINMADLFAEPYNVPVFIENDAAAAAMGEMQLGQGQQHNSFFYLLISLGLGGGLVIDNAYSRGATGRSGELGFMRAYVDGAEGEQIQTLVSLSGLGRHLQRHGFVLRDVMTAEAFPPALDACVDGWIEQAASWLVTPLTAINCLINPAAVLIGGRLPMALVERLAVRANALMAAAGAALPAIAPVARAELSEDAPAVGAAILPFSHYLLPKPGALWKASTLPGTV, translated from the coding sequence GTGACCGCGGCTGCATCCCGCCCACGTCTTTCTGGCACCAACCTCGAGCGAGCCGCCGACCATAATCAGCGGGTTACGCTGCATGCGATCCGGGTAGGCGGCTCGCTGACACGGGTCGAACTGGCGGGGATTACGGGGCTGACGGCCGCCGCGATTGCCAACATCACCCGTCGGCTGCTGCAGGACGGCCTGATTGAAGAAGCGGGGCAGCGGCGCGGCGGTCGAGGGCAGCCTCCGACGAAGCTCGTGGTTCGGCCCGACGCGTGCCACGCGATCGGCGTGAACATCGACCGCGACCACATCACGATCGTGCTCGTGGACTTCGCGGGGCAGACGCTTGCTCGCGTCGTGAAGGAAATCGACTATGCCCTGCCCGATCAGGTTCGTGCGCTCTATTGCGCTTCCATTGGTGAGATGCTGCGGAGTGCAGGAGTCGACATCGCTAAAGTCGTCGGACTTGGCGTTGCCGTGCCGGATCAATTAGGCAGCATCGATCTCCCCGGCCGGCCGGATGCCTATGCTGCGTGGGACGGCATCAACATGGCTGACCTTTTTGCTGAGCCTTACAACGTGCCGGTGTTCATAGAGAACGACGCCGCCGCCGCCGCCATGGGCGAGATGCAACTCGGCCAGGGCCAGCAGCACAACAGCTTCTTTTATCTGCTCATTTCCCTGGGATTGGGCGGCGGACTGGTGATCGACAACGCTTACTCGCGAGGGGCCACAGGCCGCAGCGGCGAGTTGGGCTTCATGCGCGCGTATGTCGATGGCGCCGAGGGCGAACAGATACAAACCTTGGTGTCGCTCTCCGGCCTGGGTCGGCATCTGCAACGGCATGGCTTCGTCCTGAGGGACGTCATGACCGCCGAAGCTTTTCCGCCTGCGCTCGATGCGTGCGTGGATGGCTGGATCGAGCAGGCGGCGAGTTGGCTGGTTACCCCGCTCACGGCGATCAACTGCCTGATCAATCCGGCAGCGGTATTGATCGGGGGCCGCCTGCCAATGGCGCTGGTCGAGCGGCTCGCGGTCCGCGCCAATGCCCTGATGGCAGCCGCCGGCGCTGCGCTACCGGCAATTGCACCGGTAGCGCGCGCCGAGCTGTCAGAAGACGCCCCGGCGGTGGGTGCCGCCATCCTGCCGTTCAGCCACTATCTATTGCCGAAGCCAGGAGCGCTGTGGAAGGCGTCAACCCTTCCCGGGACCGTCTAG
- a CDS encoding GH92 family glycosyl hydrolase, producing the protein MITANRRQLLSGTGLAIVGSTVPGTAWAQAPAAAKPDLFVGTGGHGHTFPGPSLPFGMVQLGPDTDNARWDACSGYHRTDGSIMGFSHTHLSGTGIGDMLDVLVVPTRGKLELKPGPLDNADGGYRQRFSDEHAEPGYYRVRLESGVRAELTVTERVGLHRYHFPKGAGHILIDFAHMILDKWDTGALIESASLALGVDGMLTGSRQVNRWAKGRNIHFAMQLSRKPSRVEFFGDDDKPAAEGAKGVTGKSVKVALFFDEAGGAPIVIKTGMSGVSVNGARAALTQEAPGWNFDRAAAEARRIWARELQSVRVKGGTEAQRTIMSSALYHTMLAPTLFTDRDGRYMGMDRQVHQAPEDAPAFSTYSTWDTYRALHPLLTLIRPEHAAMFTRDLIRQTQQSPYGPPVWPLQGIETGCMIGWHSVVIMAEARAKGIEADYAAAWPNIRRRAFDPKFKDSDSSLGREHYYALGYIPADKVWESVSRTQEYAYDDWAMAVLAEAAGAHDDAATLRKRSLNYRNVLDAEVGFARPRFSDGKWWGSPYDPIQIGHMPKPWWRDFTEANGWQATFLNQHDTYGLIRHFGGDAKFEAKLDAFFNGPSTLPANAPPDITGLVGQYAHGNEPDQHAAYLYAFCGKPWKTQAMVRRLLTEMYKADPDGVIGNDDCGQMSAWFVLSALGFYPVDPVSAVYVFGSPLFDEAELDLGKGRTLRVRAPGNGPDSPYVQSVRWNGRPWTRNWIAHAELAKGGELVFEMGPKPSRFGTAMEDRPPSFGKSG; encoded by the coding sequence ATGATCACCGCCAATCGCCGTCAATTGCTGTCCGGAACCGGACTGGCGATCGTCGGCAGCACCGTTCCCGGCACCGCCTGGGCCCAGGCTCCTGCCGCGGCCAAGCCCGACTTGTTCGTCGGCACCGGCGGGCACGGCCACACCTTTCCAGGGCCATCGCTGCCGTTCGGGATGGTCCAGCTGGGGCCGGACACCGATAACGCGCGCTGGGACGCGTGTTCGGGCTATCACCGTACCGACGGGTCGATCATGGGGTTCAGCCATACCCACCTGTCGGGCACCGGCATCGGCGACATGCTCGACGTGCTGGTGGTGCCGACCCGCGGCAAGCTGGAGCTCAAGCCCGGGCCGCTCGACAATGCCGATGGCGGGTATCGACAGCGCTTCTCCGACGAGCATGCCGAGCCGGGCTATTATCGTGTGCGGCTGGAGTCCGGCGTACGCGCCGAACTGACCGTCACCGAGCGTGTGGGCCTGCACCGCTATCATTTCCCCAAGGGCGCGGGACACATCCTGATCGATTTCGCGCACATGATCCTGGACAAGTGGGACACTGGAGCGCTGATCGAAAGCGCATCGCTGGCGCTAGGCGTCGACGGCATGCTGACCGGCAGCCGCCAGGTGAACCGATGGGCCAAGGGGCGCAACATCCACTTCGCCATGCAGCTTTCGCGCAAGCCCAGCCGCGTCGAGTTCTTTGGCGACGACGACAAGCCAGCGGCCGAGGGTGCGAAGGGCGTCACTGGCAAGAGCGTGAAGGTCGCGCTGTTCTTCGACGAGGCGGGCGGCGCACCGATCGTCATCAAGACGGGCATGTCGGGCGTGTCAGTGAATGGCGCGCGTGCGGCGCTGACGCAGGAGGCGCCAGGTTGGAACTTTGATCGGGCCGCGGCCGAGGCGCGGAGGATCTGGGCGCGCGAGCTGCAAAGCGTGCGGGTGAAGGGGGGCACCGAGGCTCAGCGCACGATCATGAGCAGCGCCCTGTACCACACCATGCTGGCCCCGACGCTATTTACCGACCGAGATGGGCGCTACATGGGCATGGACCGGCAAGTGCATCAGGCGCCCGAGGACGCGCCGGCGTTCAGCACCTACTCCACTTGGGACACCTATCGCGCGCTGCACCCGCTGCTGACGCTGATCCGGCCCGAACATGCCGCGATGTTCACCCGCGACTTGATTCGCCAGACGCAGCAAAGCCCCTATGGTCCGCCGGTCTGGCCGCTGCAGGGGATCGAGACCGGCTGCATGATCGGCTGGCACTCCGTGGTGATCATGGCCGAAGCGCGGGCGAAGGGGATCGAGGCGGATTATGCGGCTGCTTGGCCCAACATCCGCCGCCGCGCGTTCGACCCCAAGTTCAAGGACAGCGACAGCTCGCTTGGCCGCGAGCATTATTACGCGCTGGGCTATATTCCCGCCGACAAGGTGTGGGAGTCTGTCAGCCGCACTCAGGAATATGCTTATGACGACTGGGCAATGGCGGTGCTGGCCGAGGCTGCCGGCGCGCATGACGATGCTGCGACGCTGCGCAAACGGAGCCTGAACTATCGCAACGTGCTCGATGCCGAGGTCGGCTTCGCGCGGCCCAGATTCTCGGACGGAAAATGGTGGGGGTCGCCTTATGATCCGATCCAGATCGGGCACATGCCCAAGCCGTGGTGGCGCGACTTCACTGAGGCCAATGGCTGGCAAGCGACTTTCCTCAACCAGCACGACACGTACGGCCTGATCCGGCATTTCGGCGGCGACGCCAAGTTCGAGGCGAAGCTCGACGCGTTCTTCAACGGGCCTTCGACCCTGCCGGCCAATGCGCCGCCGGACATCACCGGATTGGTGGGGCAGTATGCGCATGGCAACGAGCCCGACCAGCATGCCGCGTATTTGTACGCCTTTTGCGGCAAGCCGTGGAAGACGCAGGCGATGGTCCGCAGGCTGTTGACGGAGATGTACAAGGCCGATCCTGACGGTGTGATCGGCAACGACGATTGCGGGCAGATGAGCGCGTGGTTCGTGCTGAGCGCGCTCGGTTTCTACCCGGTCGATCCGGTGAGTGCCGTCTATGTGTTCGGGTCGCCGCTATTCGACGAGGCAGAGCTCGACCTCGGCAAGGGTCGCACGCTGCGCGTTCGTGCGCCTGGCAATGGTCCCGACAGCCCCTATGTCCAGTCGGTGCGGTGGAATGGGCGTCCCTGGACGCGCAACTGGATCGCGCATGCCGAGCTAGCAAAGGGCGGCGAATTGGTGTTCGAGATGGGACCCAAGCCGTCTCGCTTCGGAACGGCGATGGAGGATCGCCCGCCATCGTTCGGCAAGTCAGGCTGA
- a CDS encoding glycoside hydrolase family 125 protein, with product MTLTRRDLVATSGAIALSAMVPASASAAPFVSKRPPREKRAFISPAVEAEIKRVKAKIADVELAWLFENCYPNTLDTTVQPGTVDGKPDTFVITGDIDAMWLRDSSAQLQTYVHLAPKDAGLRRLFHGALQRQARCILVDPYANAFLKDTSAKSNLGAVNDLTEMKPGVAERKWEIDSLCYPMRLAHAYWTATHDKAPFDAFWARGMAQAVATLKEQQRLDGPGPYRFQRREVTPTETLMFGGLGSPTKKVGLIHSGFRPSDDACVFPFLIPSNLFAVSALTMLATVLREARGDAAGAAQAEAFSTSVRQALEQYGKMPGGETWAFEVNGFGDAIFMDDANVPSLSALPLLGAADRHDPLYRRTAALAWSPRNPYFFAGSAAQGIGGPHVGMDMIWPMSLITRALMSDDDAVIRQCLSWLKATHGGTGFMHESFHKDDPAKFTRSWFAWANGLFGDLILDLERRKPALLAATY from the coding sequence ATGACCCTTACTCGCCGGGATCTGGTGGCCACCAGCGGGGCGATTGCCCTGTCGGCAATGGTGCCTGCATCTGCAAGCGCGGCGCCATTCGTCTCCAAGCGGCCGCCGCGCGAGAAGCGGGCGTTCATCAGCCCCGCGGTCGAAGCCGAGATCAAGCGCGTCAAGGCAAAGATCGCAGATGTCGAACTCGCCTGGCTGTTCGAGAATTGCTATCCCAACACGCTCGACACCACGGTTCAGCCCGGCACGGTCGACGGCAAGCCCGACACTTTCGTCATCACCGGTGATATCGATGCGATGTGGCTGCGCGACAGCTCGGCGCAGCTTCAGACCTATGTTCACTTGGCGCCCAAGGATGCCGGGCTGCGGCGGCTGTTCCATGGCGCGCTCCAGCGCCAGGCGCGGTGCATCCTGGTCGATCCCTATGCCAACGCGTTCCTGAAGGATACGAGCGCCAAGTCGAACCTGGGGGCGGTCAACGACCTTACCGAGATGAAGCCGGGCGTGGCGGAGCGAAAGTGGGAGATCGACTCGCTTTGCTATCCAATGCGGCTGGCGCATGCCTATTGGACGGCGACGCACGACAAAGCTCCGTTCGATGCCTTCTGGGCACGCGGGATGGCGCAGGCGGTCGCGACGCTGAAGGAACAGCAGCGGCTGGACGGACCGGGGCCGTACCGTTTCCAACGGCGCGAAGTGACGCCGACCGAGACGCTGATGTTCGGCGGGCTGGGTTCGCCCACGAAGAAGGTCGGGCTGATCCATTCGGGCTTCCGGCCCTCCGACGATGCCTGCGTGTTCCCGTTCCTGATCCCGTCGAACCTGTTCGCGGTATCGGCGCTCACCATGCTGGCAACGGTGCTGCGCGAGGCGCGGGGCGATGCGGCCGGTGCTGCGCAGGCTGAAGCGTTCTCCACCAGCGTCCGCCAGGCTTTGGAGCAATATGGCAAGATGCCGGGCGGCGAGACCTGGGCGTTCGAGGTCAATGGCTTCGGCGACGCGATCTTCATGGATGACGCCAATGTGCCGAGCCTGTCGGCGCTGCCGCTGCTGGGAGCCGCCGACCGTCACGACCCGCTCTATCGCCGCACCGCCGCGCTCGCCTGGAGCCCGCGCAATCCCTATTTCTTCGCAGGTTCGGCGGCACAGGGGATCGGTGGACCGCATGTCGGCATGGACATGATCTGGCCGATGTCGCTCATCACCCGCGCGCTGATGAGCGATGACGATGCCGTGATCCGCCAGTGCCTGAGCTGGCTGAAAGCCACGCATGGCGGCACCGGCTTCATGCATGAAAGCTTCCACAAGGACGATCCCGCCAAATTCACGCGCAGCTGGTTCGCCTGGGCCAATGGCCTGTTCGGCGACCTCATCCTCGACCTCGAGCGGCGCAAGCCCGCGCTGCTCGCCGCCACTTACTGA